A window of Chloroflexota bacterium contains these coding sequences:
- a CDS encoding restriction endonuclease yields the protein MKPYLIVFGIIFTLWFLNWAFSNSRKAKQYDELKPRLDKLDAAESDLRNRQAEWEKKVQRDMEAINTLAKQKSEGFPWLAQAYADYFYLQDLERARYLEYKSHPAMKAAEQVREIAAKRRDAEKLYRILKYQLEYYESLFPWLIDFKGEEIDDLIRQISQKREDSLDDSGEPDDPAKKWLTAAEYESLPRVEKYQLALDRYWQKKKTRWEIGRDYERYVGYLYESKGYHVYYQGIVEGLADLGRDLVARKDNQVEIIQCKYWSKEKQIHEKHIFQLYGTVIAYRIDHPGTQVSGCFVTSTRLSDRAIKVVENLPLQRYPAIKCNVSRRDGTKIYHLPFDQQYDRTVIEQERLECYVETVAQAEALGYRRAYRWKGQSQE from the coding sequence ATGAAACCCTATTTGATTGTATTCGGAATAATATTCACCCTCTGGTTCCTCAATTGGGCCTTCAGCAACTCGCGCAAAGCAAAACAGTATGACGAGCTTAAGCCAAGGCTAGACAAGCTAGACGCCGCAGAGTCTGATCTAAGAAACAGGCAGGCGGAGTGGGAGAAAAAGGTGCAGCGTGATATGGAAGCTATCAATACCCTTGCAAAGCAAAAATCCGAAGGGTTCCCTTGGCTGGCACAAGCGTATGCCGACTATTTCTACCTCCAGGATCTGGAACGGGCGCGTTATCTTGAGTACAAGTCCCATCCAGCAATGAAGGCAGCTGAACAGGTCAGAGAAATAGCTGCCAAACGTAGAGACGCTGAAAAACTCTATCGGATTCTGAAGTACCAGCTAGAGTACTACGAGAGTTTGTTCCCTTGGTTGATAGATTTCAAAGGCGAAGAGATTGATGATCTCATAAGACAGATCTCGCAGAAAAGGGAGGACAGCCTGGACGATTCTGGGGAACCTGATGACCCAGCAAAGAAATGGTTAACGGCGGCCGAATATGAGTCACTCCCGAGGGTCGAGAAATATCAGTTAGCCCTGGACCGTTACTGGCAAAAGAAAAAGACGAGGTGGGAAATTGGAAGGGATTATGAACGGTACGTAGGCTACCTCTATGAATCAAAGGGCTATCACGTCTATTACCAGGGAATCGTAGAAGGGCTGGCCGATTTGGGTCGTGATTTGGTTGCCCGCAAAGACAACCAGGTTGAGATTATACAATGCAAGTACTGGTCCAAAGAAAAACAGATCCATGAGAAACACATCTTTCAGTTGTACGGGACTGTCATTGCATACAGGATAGACCACCCTGGAACCCAGGTATCCGGTTGCTTTGTAACATCTACCAGACTGTCGGATAGAGCAATCAAAGTTGTCGAAAACCTACCTCTTCAGCGGTACCCAGCTATCAAGTGTAATGTTTCACGAAGAGATGGGACGAAAATCTATCACCTCCCATTTGATCAGCAGTATGATAGGACCGTGATCGAGCAAGAGAGACTTGAGTGCTATGTTGAGACTGTAGCACAAGCGGAGGCACTTGGATACCGCCGCGCGTATCGCTGGAAAGGCCAATCGCAAGAATAA